Part of the Dermatophilus congolensis genome is shown below.
TTCTTTTCTAACGGTCCGGGAGACCCCGCCACCGCAGACCACCAGGTCGATCTTCTCCAACAGGTTTTGCGCCACCGCATTCCCTACTTCGGGATCTGTTTCGGTAACCAAATCCTGGGCCGGGCTCTTGGGTTCAGTACCTACAAGCTGCGGTTTGGTCACCGTGGCCTCAACCAGCCGGTGAAGGTGTGCGCTACCGGCAAGGTCAATATCACTGCACAAAACCATGGTTTCGCTGTTGATGCCCCGATTGATGAGGACGTCACCGCTGCGGCGAATGCTTCCTACGGTCGTGCCCGGGTTTCTCACGTGGGCCTTAACGACAATGTTGTCGAGGGGCTGCAATGCTTGGATATCCCAGCGTTCTCCGTGCAGTTCCATCCCGAGGCAGCTGCTGGGCCCCACGACAGCCAATATGTTTTTGACCAGTTCATCGCTCTCATGGGGCAGGTGCACGGTGTCGAAGAAGTAGCCGCCGAGACCAGGATCATTGATCCCCTTATCGCCCAGATCAAAGAGGGCGTACATCAGCAGCCTCATCACCTGAGCGCCGGTGAGGCTGGCCAGGCAGCAGCGACCACCACGGAAGGAAAGGGTCACTGATGCCCAAACGTGATGACATCAAATCCGTTCTCGTCATTGGTTCTGGGCCGATTGTTATCGGGCAGGCCGCCGAATTTGACTACTCCGGTACACAGGCGTGCCGGGTGCTGCGCGCTGAAGGGCTGCGCGTGATCTTGGTTAACAGCAACCCGGCCACGATTATGACTGACCCGGACATCGCTGATGCCACATACATCGAACCCATCGAACCGAGCATTCTCGAACGCATCATCGCCAAAGAGCAGCCAGATGCGATCCTGGCTACTCTCGGTGGGCAAACCGCGCTCAATGCAGCTATTGCTTTGCACGAAAACGGCGTCCTCGACACATACGGCTGCTCCTTGATCGGGGCGAACGTAGAAGCTATCCAGCTCGGGGAAAACCGTGAGCTGTTCAAAAGTGTGGTCGAAAAAGTCGGTGCCGAGTCCGCGGCGTCACTCATCTGCCACACCATGGACGAAGTCCTTGCAGGTGCAGAGCAGCTCGGCTACCCCCTCGTTGTTAGGCCTTCCTTCACCATGGGTGGACTGGGGTCAGGCTTCGCTTACAACGAAGAAGACTTACGCCGCATCGCTGGGGCTGGTTTGGATGACTCACCCACCACCGAGGTCCTTCTCGAAGAGTCCATCCTGGGCTGGAAAGAATACGAACTCGAGGTCATGCGTGACCACGCTGACAACGTCGTCGTGGTGTGCTCAATCGAGAACGTCGACCCGGTCGGGGTGCACACAGGTGACTCCATCACTGTTGCTCCCGCGCTGACCCTCACTGACCGCGAATACCAACGCATGCGTGACATTGGTATCGCCGTCATTCGTGAGGTCGGTGTTGATACCGGTGGCTGCAACATCCAGTTCGCGGTGAACCCCGTTGATGGGCGAATCATCGTGATTGAGATGAACCCGCGTGTTTCACGGTCTTCAGCGTTGGCTTCTAAAGCCACGGGATTTCCGATCGCGAAAATCGCCGCGAAGATGGCGATCGGGTACACCCTCGATGAGGTGCCTAACGACATCACGGAGAAAACTCCGGCTAGTTTTGAGCCGACACTCGATTACGTGGTCGTTAAGGTGCCGCGTTTCGCTTTCGAGAAATTCCCCGATGCCGAAGACGTTCTCACCACCACGATGAAATCTGTCGGCGAAGCGATGAGCTTGGGCCGTAACTTCACCGAGGCGCTGCAAAAGGCGCTGCGTTCCACTGAACGCCAAGGGGCAGGGTTCCATTGGCGCCCGGGCACAATTCCTTCTCGGGAACAGGCCATGTGCCTACTGGAACAGGCGGCGATCCCTCGCGATGGCCGTATCGAACTGGTCCAACAGGTTCTGCGCGCCGGAGTCAGTGTTGAAGAGGTATTTGAGGCAACCAAGATTGACCCGTGGTTCCTTGACCAGATCGCGCTGCTCAACGCGGTAGCTGAGCAGGTGGCGCGTAGCCAAAATAGCAGCGGCACCATCGACCCGCAGATTCTCCGGTTGGCGAAACGTCATGGATTTTCTGACGCCCAGCTCGCCGAAATCCTCAGCACTGATGAAGCAGTGGTGCGGGGGGTGCGTCATGCCCTGGGAGTACGCCCGGTATACAAAACAGTCGACACTTGTGCGGCAGAATTTGCTGCCAGTACGCCGTACTACTACTCCACCTACGACTGCGAAACGGAAATCGCCCCCCGTGAACAACCGGCGGTAATCATTCTCGGGTCGGGCCCAAACCGAATCGGTCAGGGAATCGAGTTCGACTACAGCTGCGTGCACGCCAGTTTCGCGTTGCGGGATGCCGGATTCGACACGGTCATGGTCAACTGCAACCCCGAGACCGTCTCCACGGACTACGACACCTCGTCGCGGCTGTATTTCGAACCGCTCACTCTCGAAGATGTCCTCGAAATCATCCACACCGAACGCCAGGCTGGCCCGGTAGCTGGAGTGGTCGTTCAACTGGGTGGACAAACCCCACTGGGGTTGGCGGCTGCGCTCAAAGCTGAGGGAGTACCGATTGTTGGTACCTCACCAGAAGCTATCGACCTCGCTGAAGACAGGGGGGCGTTCGGGCGGGTTTTGGAGGCAGCAGGGCTGCCCGCGCCGAGCAATGGCACCGCCTACAGCTCAGGCCAAGCCGTGGAGATCGCTGCGGGTATTGGATATCCGGTTTTGGTTCGTCCGAGCTATGTCCTGGGTGGTCGCGGTATGCAGGTGGTGTATGACGACCCGACCCTGATTGAGTACGTCGACCGTGCCACGTTCACTGACACCGAGCATCCTGTCCTTATTGACAGGTTCCTCGATGACGCAATCGAGATAGACGTTGATGCGCTTTTCGATGGGCACGAAATGTATCTCGGCGGCGTGATGGAGCACATCGAAGAAGCCGGAATCCACTCTGGTGACTCTGCCTGCGTGTTGCCGCCGATTACTCTAGGTCCTAGCGAAATCGAACGTATCCGAGAGTCCACTCGGCTGTTGGGAGAAGGCATCGGTGTACACGGCCTGTTGAACGTGCAGTTCGCGTTGACCCAGGACATCCTCTACGTGCTAGAAGCCAACCCTCGCGCTAGTCGCACGGTTCCTTTCGTCGCTAAGGCCACAGGGGTCCCGCTGGCAGCAGCTGCTTCCCGAATCATGTTGGGCGCCACTATTCAACAGCTGCGTGAAGAGGGAATGCTCCCACAGGTAGGGGATGGATCCACCCTCACCGCCAATGCGCCGCTGTCAGTTAAAGAAGCCATCTTGCCATTCAAACGGTTCCGCACTGCCCAAGGTCGAGTTGTTGACTCTGTGCTCGGGCCGGAGATGCGTTCGACTGGTGAAGTCATGGGAATTGATGCCACGTACGGCGCCGCGTTCGCTAAAACACAGATGGGGGCGCTCGCGGGACTGCCTACTGCGGGTAGGGTTTTCGTTTCGGTGGCTGATCGGGATAAGCGTGCCATGATTTTCCCGATCAAACGCCTTCATGAGATGGGCTTCTCACTTCTTGCTACTGAGGGAACGGCGCAAGTGTTGCGACGGAACGGAATCCCCACCGAACCCGTTCGTAAACACAGTGAGGGTCGTGGACCTGGCGGCGAGCCAACAGTCGTGGAGGAGATCTTGGCGGGTAACGTCGACATGGTCGTGAACACCCCTGGCAGCGGTAAGGCTCGGGCGGATGGGTACACGATCCGCACGGCAGCTACGAGTCAAGGGCTCCCTATCATTACGACGGTGCAGCAGCTCGGTGCGGCAGTGCAAGGCATGGAGGCCCTGATGGCTGACTCGATCACGATCGGGTCTATCCAGGAGCACGCGGTGAGGCTGAATCAGGCTCAGCCGGTAAGAGAGGAGCGCGCATGAGTGCGCGACGCACGGTTCACGTCGAGGCTCGACTGGTAGCGACGAGACCAGCGGGTCATTACCAGTACATGACGTTCACTGCGCCAGGCTTGCCCGATCTGGCTAAGCCCGGGCAGTTCGTTGGTATCACTGTGGGTGGGCAGATGAGTGGCGCGTTGCTGCGTCGTTCTTTTGCCCTTCATGCGGTCAGTCCTGCTGCGGATCGTTCTGAAGAAGACATTCTGGACATTGTTGTTTCCCCCGCGGGTAAGGGCACGGACTGGTTGGCCAACCTGGAGGTTGGTTCGTACGTGGATTTGGTGGGTCCGCTCGGTAGGGCATTCCCGTTGCCGCGTGAGCGGGTCAATTGTGTGCTTGTTGGTGGCGGTTATGGCAGTGCGCCGCTGTTTTGGTTGGCGGCGGCGCTGCGCGAGCGCGGCTGTCATGTCGAGTTCATTCTCGGCGCGGCCACGAATGACCGTCTGTTCGGAGCGGATAAGGCTGAACGGTATGCCGATGGCGTCACCATCGTCACGGACGATGGTTCTCGTGGGCAGCAGGGGTGGGTTTCTGATCCACTTCCTGAGGTTATTCGCCGTAGTGATGCGTCGGTGGTGTACGCCTGTGGCCCGATGGGCATGCTTGAGTCGGTGACGCGGGTTGCTGGCGAGATGGGTGTGATCGCGCAGGTCTCTGTGGAAGAGGCCATGGCGTGCGGTATCGGTGTGTGCATGACCTGCACGATGCCGGTGACTGGGTCCGATGGGGTGACGCGGATGGTGCGTAGCTGCGTGGAAGGGCCCACTTTCCGCGGGGATCGGGTTCGTTGGGATGCGTGGAATGACGGGTACTGCCAAGTTCCTGCTGATGCGGTTGGTGCCCCAGGAAATGGAGGTCACTGATGTTTTCACGCAAACGTGACGCTGTGGTTGTTGATGAGACACCGGTCGCCGCGCGGGAGGCAGCCACTGAAGTTGACCTGACTTCTCAGCTGGGGCCATTGACGCTTGCGAACCCGGTCATGACTGCTTCTGGGTGTGCCTCTAACGGGCGGGAGTTGCACAACTTCTTCGACGTCTCCGCACTGGGGGCGTTTGTCACCAAGACAGTCCTTGCTGACCCGCGTTCGGGGCGGGGAACACCGCGCATGGCTGAGACTCCTTCAGGCATGCTCAACTCGATTGGTTTGCAGGGCCCGGGCATTGAAGCGTTTTGTGAGAAAGATCTTGCTTGGCTTGCCTCAGTGGGAACACAGGCGTTGGTGTCGGTTGGCGGCAATGATGCCCGTGAGTACGCGCAGGTAGCCCAGACTCTGCTTGCCTGTGAGCACGCTGGAGCGGTTGCGGGTATTGAGCTGAACATTTCGTGCCCCAATGTTGCTAACCGTGGGCTCGTCTTCGCTTGTGATCCGGTTTCTGCTGCCGAGGTTACTGAGCGGGTGCGGCGCGTCGTTGGTGAGACTGTTCCGCTGTTCGTCAAGCTCAGTGCCGATGTCACTGACCTGGTTGAGATAGCGCGCTCTGTGGTGCACGCTGGCGCCGACGGCTTGACCATGATCAACACTCTGCTCGGTATCGAAATCGATACGGTGCGGATGCATCCCCACTTGGCTGGTGTTACGGGCGGGCTCTCAGGCCCGGCTGTGCGCCCAGTAGGAGTGCGGGCAGTGTGGCAGGTCGCTAATGCCATGCGTGATGGCCGTATACCTCCTCGTCCCATCATCGGAGTCGGTGGTGTGCGTACAGGCGCCGATGCGCTTCAGTACCTTGCTGCGGGTGCTGCGGCTGTTCAGGTCGGTACGGCCGTCTTCAATGACCCTCATGCGCCGGTGCGGGTGATTGAGGAGTTGGCGGCGGAGTTGGATGCGCGTGGATACACGACGGTTTCGGAGGTTGTTGGCGCCGCTCTTCCGCTTTCGTAATTGATCTGCCTATCTGAGCCCTATCTGCCCCGGAGAGTAAATGATGAGCACCACCGCTTCTTTTGGCGTGCGCTTGCGCGCAGCAATGAAACAGTACGGCCCGTTGTGTGTCGGTATTGATCCGCATCCGGGGCTCCTAGAGAAATGGGGCCTGAGCGATGATGTGCACGGGTTGGAGGTTTTTGCCGCGACGTGCGTTGAGGCTTTTGGTGGTTACGTCGCTGCGGTTAAGCCCCAGTCTGCGTTTTTCGAACGGTTCGGTAGTGCAGGTGTTGCCGTCCTGGAAGACACTTTGGCTGGCTTGCGCCAGGCGGGGACGTTGTCGATTCTCGATGTCAAGCGTGGCGATATTGGGTCGACGATGGCTGGATATGCCCAGGCATATCTGGGTGAACAATCTTCGTTGCGGGCTGATGCGGTGACGGTCAGCCCGTACTTGGGGTACGAGTCACTGCGTCCTGCGCTGGATTTGGCTGAGCAGACCGGTCGGGGAGTGATCGTGTTGGCGTTGACTTCGAACCCGGAAGGTAAGTCGGTGCAGCATGCCAGTACTGCTGATCACAGTGTTGCTGGTGCCATTGTTGCTGGTGCTGCTGCCGATAATGCCGCGGCGCGTGACTGTGGTGAATTGGGCCGAGTTGGTTTGGTTGTTGGTGCCACGGTCGGTAACGCTGTTGCCGATTTGGGCATTGATTTAGCTGCGGCGAATGCTCCGATTTTGGCTCCTGGTATCGGGGCACAGGGGGCTACTGGTGTAGATGTGCAGCGAGTGTTTGGTGCAGCTTGTTCGAATGTGTTGGCTAATTCCAGCCGCGGTGTGCTCTCTGTAGGCTCTGATGTGAAAGCTTTGCGCAGCAAAGCTATTGCGACCGCTGAGGAGCTTGCTGAGACGTTGCGGGCGCAGTGAGATGACCCAGGAGTCGTGTTCTGCCGCGAGTGAACCCGTTGGTCCTGCTGCTGACGGTGAGGGGCTCCCTCCTGAGCTGCTCGAGATTCGCCATTCGATTGACAATATTGATGCGGCGATTATGTATTTGCTGGCAGAGCGATTTAAGTGCACGCAGCGGGTAGGTGTGCTCAAAGCCGATTTCAACCTTCCTCCTGCTGACCCAGAGCGGGAAAAAGTGCAGATAGAGCGGTTGAGGGCCTTGGCTGTGGCTGCCAAGTTAGACCCAGGTTTTGCTGAGAAATTCCTCACTTTCGTCGTTGATGAGGTCATTCGGCACCATAAAGCCATCGCCGCAGGTGAGGCGTGAGGGGGTCTAGATGGCTTATCTCCTTGCGCAGGTCGCGGGGCGTCGATAAGTTTCCTTGTGATAGACAGCCTTGTGCGGGTGTGAAGTCGCTCGGTTTGGGGAAATCCGACCGGAAGGCTTTCCGCACATGGGATTGTATGTACAAAATTTGCATACAATCGCGCCGGAGCCGGTCACAGACTCCGCAGTGCCAGTCAATGACAAATCACCCCTCACCTGATGAACGGTGGGGGCTTCAGTCGAGGAGAGACACGTGGCTCTACCCCAGCTCACCCCCGAGCAGCGCGCCGCAGCACTCGAGAAGGCCGCAGAGGCCCGCCGGGAGCGCGCCGAAGTTAAGCACCGCCTGAAGAGCTCTCAGGGGTCCCTGACCGAGGTTATTAAGGAGGGGCAGACCAACGAGATCATCGGCAAGATGAAGGTTTCCGCTCTGCTCGAGTCCATGCCTGGAGTCGGGCGTGTGCGCGCCAAGCAGATCATGGAAGAGATCGGCATTTCTGAAACTCGTCGCGTCCGTGGACTTGGCGCCAACCAGGTCACGGCCCTGCTGGACCGCTTCGGCGAGAGCTGAGGTGTCAGACAGGCGGCGTCTCGTCGTTTTGGCGGGGCCGACAGCAGTAGGTAAGGGCACCATCGCGGCCTATATCCGCGAGCATCACCCTGAGATTCTGCTTTCGGTTTCCGCCACCACCCGCCCTCCGCGTGAGGGCGAGGTGGACGGCGTTCACTACCACTTCCTCGATCAAGAGGATTTCGCCGCTCGAGTCGAGGATGGGGAGTTCCTCGAGTGGGCGGTGGTGCACGGTCAGGCAAGCTACGGAACCCTGCGGGGGCCAGTTGAGGAAGCCCTCGATGCTGGTCGGCCGATGCTGTTGGAGATCGATTTGCAAGGTGCGCGCCAGGTGCGCGCCACGATGCCAGATGCGTTGTTTGTTTTTCTGGAGCCGCCGAGCTGGGATGAGCTTGTTGCTCGTCTTGTGGGGCGCGGCACTGAATCTCCAGCCGAACAGGAAGCCCGACTCGCTACAGCAAGGGTCGAGTTGGCAGCGCGCAGCGAGTTTGATGTGTCGATTGTCAACGACACGGCCGAGCGAGCGGCTGCAGAACTCGTATCATTGATCGATCCCTGATTCCGATGCGCCCTTCTCAGGCGTGCGTGATCTTCACGGTCAACTTTTGATGAGCGGCCACCGTGCGCTCGAGTTGGCCCCATCAGCGATGAAAGGACACTGCGTGGCAGGCACCGTTGCCGATCCAATCGGTATCACCAACCCGCCCATCGACGATCTGCTGGATGTGGCGGAGAGCAAGTACTCTCTGGTCATTTATGCATCCAAGCGTGCACGTCAGATCAATGCCTACTACAGCCAGCTCTCTGAGGGGCTGCTGGAGTACGTGGGTCCGTTGGTCGAAACCGAGGTCCGTGAAAAGCCGCTGTCAGTGGCTTTGCGTGAGATTAACGAAGGTCTGCTGACGTCGACTCCGGTCGAGGCCTGAGCGGTCGAACGAACCGTTCGTCGCGAGGAACGTGGAACGTCTAAAGGCGCGCTTCTCTGATGAGAGGCGCGCCTTTAGACGTCTGTGCTGTGGGTGCACAGTGTTGCGTTGAGAACATGGGATGCGGGGCAAAGAGGAATTGGTGACTGGTATGGACAGCAATGTTGGTGCTGGCCGGCGCGTAGTGCTCGGGGTAGGTGGGGGAGTTGCTGCATATAAGGCAGCTTTGTTGCTTCGCCTATTCACTGAGTCTGGTTTCAATGTGACGGTAGTGCCGACAGATTCGGCACTGCGGTTCGTGGGAGAGCCAACATGGTCAGCCCTGTCAGGAAACCCGGTGTCCTCGCAGGTGTGGGATTCGGTGGAGCAAGTGCGGCACGTGCTACTGGGGCAACGCGCTGATCTGGTGGTGGTGGCCCCAGCTACGGCTGACCTCTTGGCGCGCGCCGCGCACGGCATGGCCGATGACCTGCTGACTAACGTTTTACTCACTGCTTCGGGCCCCGTTGTGATGGCCCCAGCCATGCATACAGAGATGTGGGAGCATCCAGCAACGACTGCGAATGTGAACACCTTGCGCTCCCGAGGGGTGCATGTGCTTGATCCGTCTAGTGGTCGACTCACAGGTAAAGACACAGGTAAAGGACGTCTGCCAGACCCAGAAGACATCTATGCCGCGGCGCTAGAGGTCCTTGATGGGGCTGAATCGGTAGCTGAGCAGAAACAGCAGCCGTTGCTTGCTGGGCTGCATGTCCTGGTGACAGCGGGTGGCACCAGGGAAGCGATCGACCCGGTGCGTTTTATCGGTAACCGCAGTAGCGGAAAGCAGGGGTATGCCCTGGCGGAGGTCGCTGTGCGCCTAGGTGCGCAGGTCACTGTGGTGGCAGCGAATGTGGCACTGCCTGACCCAGATGGGGCACGCGTCATTTCTGTCGAGTCGGCTGCACAGATGCAAGAGGCTGTCTTGGGGTGCACTTTCGGGGTTGATGAAGCCTCTGGGGGCGACGTTGCGCATGGAGTCGATAACCCGATCGACGTCGTGGTAATGGCAGCAGCAGTCGCTGACTTCCGGCCGCGTTCCATCTCTGAGACGAAAATTAAGAAAACCGATGAGACTGACCCCGCCGCGCAAACGCCCGATGCGCCCACCATCGAGCTCGTACGCAACCCTGACATCTTGGCTGGACTCGTCGCCGAAAGGCGTTCTCGCCGAACCGGACCTCTCCTGGTGGGATTCGCTGCAGAGACAGGTGACAGCGAAGGCACAGTTGTGGATTACGCCCGCGCCAAACTCCGCCGTAAAGGCGTGGACCTTCTCGTGGCTAACGAAGTGGGACACAATCTCACGTTCGGGAAAGACAGTTCCACAGTGCATCTGCTCGCCCCGGACTCAACCGGTGTCGTTACTATCGGACCCGCTGATAAACACGAGATAGCTCACGCTGTCTGGGCTCGGGTCCGCGAGATCCTGAACCAGCCGTAAACTCGAAACAGCGACGTTCGACCGCCGCGAGGGCCAGGTCCCACACCCGCTCTTATGCGGTACGGTACGGCCAGCCATCGCCGTTCGGCCGTCAACCGACGACAACTTTCAGGCGCAATCGACGCCGCCGGAGAGCCGGTGGCAGCAAGGAGAGCATTCGTGTCTCGACTGTTCACGTCCGAGTCCGTCACCGAGGGACACCCCGACAAGATCTGCGACCAGATCAGCGACTCCATCCTCGACGCCATGCTCGAGCAAGACCCCCGCGCTCGCGTGGCGGTTGAGACCATGGTCACAACCGGTCTCGTGCACGTCGCAGGAGAGGTAGCCACCAGCGGCTACGTCGACATCCCCAACTTGGTTCGCCGCACCGTTTTGGGCATCGGCTACGACTCCTCCGTCAAAGGTTTCGACGGTAAAAGCTGTGGCGTAGAGATCTCTATCGGCGAGCAGAGCGCCGACATCGCTCAGGGTGTCGACACCGCCTACGAGACCCGCACCAGCGGTGGCGAAGACCCCTTCGACCGTCAGGGCGCTGGCGACCAGGGTTTGATGTTCGGTTACGCCTGCGATGACACCCCCGAGCTCATGCCCCTGCCGATCTTCCTCGCGCACCGTCTGGCTGAGCGCCTCACCGACGTCCGCAAGTCCGGCAAGATGGAGTACCTGCGCCCCGACGGCAAAACCCAGGTCACCATCGACTACGACGGCGACAAAGCCATCAGCCTGGACACCGTTGTTGTTTC
Proteins encoded:
- the carB gene encoding carbamoyl-phosphate synthase large subunit produces the protein MPKRDDIKSVLVIGSGPIVIGQAAEFDYSGTQACRVLRAEGLRVILVNSNPATIMTDPDIADATYIEPIEPSILERIIAKEQPDAILATLGGQTALNAAIALHENGVLDTYGCSLIGANVEAIQLGENRELFKSVVEKVGAESAASLICHTMDEVLAGAEQLGYPLVVRPSFTMGGLGSGFAYNEEDLRRIAGAGLDDSPTTEVLLEESILGWKEYELEVMRDHADNVVVVCSIENVDPVGVHTGDSITVAPALTLTDREYQRMRDIGIAVIREVGVDTGGCNIQFAVNPVDGRIIVIEMNPRVSRSSALASKATGFPIAKIAAKMAIGYTLDEVPNDITEKTPASFEPTLDYVVVKVPRFAFEKFPDAEDVLTTTMKSVGEAMSLGRNFTEALQKALRSTERQGAGFHWRPGTIPSREQAMCLLEQAAIPRDGRIELVQQVLRAGVSVEEVFEATKIDPWFLDQIALLNAVAEQVARSQNSSGTIDPQILRLAKRHGFSDAQLAEILSTDEAVVRGVRHALGVRPVYKTVDTCAAEFAASTPYYYSTYDCETEIAPREQPAVIILGSGPNRIGQGIEFDYSCVHASFALRDAGFDTVMVNCNPETVSTDYDTSSRLYFEPLTLEDVLEIIHTERQAGPVAGVVVQLGGQTPLGLAAALKAEGVPIVGTSPEAIDLAEDRGAFGRVLEAAGLPAPSNGTAYSSGQAVEIAAGIGYPVLVRPSYVLGGRGMQVVYDDPTLIEYVDRATFTDTEHPVLIDRFLDDAIEIDVDALFDGHEMYLGGVMEHIEEAGIHSGDSACVLPPITLGPSEIERIRESTRLLGEGIGVHGLLNVQFALTQDILYVLEANPRASRTVPFVAKATGVPLAAAASRIMLGATIQQLREEGMLPQVGDGSTLTANAPLSVKEAILPFKRFRTAQGRVVDSVLGPEMRSTGEVMGIDATYGAAFAKTQMGALAGLPTAGRVFVSVADRDKRAMIFPIKRLHEMGFSLLATEGTAQVLRRNGIPTEPVRKHSEGRGPGGEPTVVEEILAGNVDMVVNTPGSGKARADGYTIRTAATSQGLPIITTVQQLGAAVQGMEALMADSITIGSIQEHAVRLNQAQPVREERA
- a CDS encoding dihydroorotate dehydrogenase electron transfer subunit gives rise to the protein MSARRTVHVEARLVATRPAGHYQYMTFTAPGLPDLAKPGQFVGITVGGQMSGALLRRSFALHAVSPAADRSEEDILDIVVSPAGKGTDWLANLEVGSYVDLVGPLGRAFPLPRERVNCVLVGGGYGSAPLFWLAAALRERGCHVEFILGAATNDRLFGADKAERYADGVTIVTDDGSRGQQGWVSDPLPEVIRRSDASVVYACGPMGMLESVTRVAGEMGVIAQVSVEEAMACGIGVCMTCTMPVTGSDGVTRMVRSCVEGPTFRGDRVRWDAWNDGYCQVPADAVGAPGNGGH
- a CDS encoding dihydroorotate dehydrogenase; amino-acid sequence: MFSRKRDAVVVDETPVAAREAATEVDLTSQLGPLTLANPVMTASGCASNGRELHNFFDVSALGAFVTKTVLADPRSGRGTPRMAETPSGMLNSIGLQGPGIEAFCEKDLAWLASVGTQALVSVGGNDAREYAQVAQTLLACEHAGAVAGIELNISCPNVANRGLVFACDPVSAAEVTERVRRVVGETVPLFVKLSADVTDLVEIARSVVHAGADGLTMINTLLGIEIDTVRMHPHLAGVTGGLSGPAVRPVGVRAVWQVANAMRDGRIPPRPIIGVGGVRTGADALQYLAAGAAAVQVGTAVFNDPHAPVRVIEELAAELDARGYTTVSEVVGAALPLS
- the pyrF gene encoding orotidine-5'-phosphate decarboxylase, whose product is MMSTTASFGVRLRAAMKQYGPLCVGIDPHPGLLEKWGLSDDVHGLEVFAATCVEAFGGYVAAVKPQSAFFERFGSAGVAVLEDTLAGLRQAGTLSILDVKRGDIGSTMAGYAQAYLGEQSSLRADAVTVSPYLGYESLRPALDLAEQTGRGVIVLALTSNPEGKSVQHASTADHSVAGAIVAGAAADNAAARDCGELGRVGLVVGATVGNAVADLGIDLAAANAPILAPGIGAQGATGVDVQRVFGAACSNVLANSSRGVLSVGSDVKALRSKAIATAEELAETLRAQ
- a CDS encoding chorismate mutase, giving the protein MTQESCSAASEPVGPAADGEGLPPELLEIRHSIDNIDAAIMYLLAERFKCTQRVGVLKADFNLPPADPEREKVQIERLRALAVAAKLDPGFAEKFLTFVVDEVIRHHKAIAAGEA
- the mihF gene encoding integration host factor, actinobacterial type, yielding MALPQLTPEQRAAALEKAAEARRERAEVKHRLKSSQGSLTEVIKEGQTNEIIGKMKVSALLESMPGVGRVRAKQIMEEIGISETRRVRGLGANQVTALLDRFGES
- the gmk gene encoding guanylate kinase; the protein is MSDRRRLVVLAGPTAVGKGTIAAYIREHHPEILLSVSATTRPPREGEVDGVHYHFLDQEDFAARVEDGEFLEWAVVHGQASYGTLRGPVEEALDAGRPMLLEIDLQGARQVRATMPDALFVFLEPPSWDELVARLVGRGTESPAEQEARLATARVELAARSEFDVSIVNDTAERAAAELVSLIDP
- the rpoZ gene encoding DNA-directed RNA polymerase subunit omega; translated protein: MAGTVADPIGITNPPIDDLLDVAESKYSLVIYASKRARQINAYYSQLSEGLLEYVGPLVETEVREKPLSVALREINEGLLTSTPVEA
- the coaBC gene encoding bifunctional phosphopantothenoylcysteine decarboxylase/phosphopantothenate--cysteine ligase CoaBC; its protein translation is MDSNVGAGRRVVLGVGGGVAAYKAALLLRLFTESGFNVTVVPTDSALRFVGEPTWSALSGNPVSSQVWDSVEQVRHVLLGQRADLVVVAPATADLLARAAHGMADDLLTNVLLTASGPVVMAPAMHTEMWEHPATTANVNTLRSRGVHVLDPSSGRLTGKDTGKGRLPDPEDIYAAALEVLDGAESVAEQKQQPLLAGLHVLVTAGGTREAIDPVRFIGNRSSGKQGYALAEVAVRLGAQVTVVAANVALPDPDGARVISVESAAQMQEAVLGCTFGVDEASGGDVAHGVDNPIDVVVMAAAVADFRPRSISETKIKKTDETDPAAQTPDAPTIELVRNPDILAGLVAERRSRRTGPLLVGFAAETGDSEGTVVDYARAKLRRKGVDLLVANEVGHNLTFGKDSSTVHLLAPDSTGVVTIGPADKHEIAHAVWARVREILNQP